The sequence below is a genomic window from Methylotuvimicrobium sp. KM2.
AAACCCATCGTGTGTTGAAAAAGCAGGGCTTGCCGGTGCAGTATTCGGTGTTTATCGTTGTGATGAAGCGGCCTCGTTTGTTACGCTTATTGCAGGCTCTTGGGCATTTGATCGATGAACGGGAGGATGATATTCGTTGTTATCGTCTACCGGAATACGGCGAAATCAAAACCTTGGGTGTGCAGTTGTTTCCGGAAGATGTGTTGTTGTTTACCGGCGGCGTGAATAGGATTTTGAGTTGATCCGGTAAAAGTCTATCGATGTTGGGCTGAAATTTGACTGGCTTGTTATTTTGATTATCGCGGCCTCAATGTCGTTTTTTGTTTCCCATCGATTTACGGCTCCGAAATCGCGACGAAGGCGTCGCTCCCACAGTGACTAAACAATGCCGAGAAAAAAGCCGCATTGTGGGAGCGATCCCCAGATCGCGATTATCGAAGCCGACAATGCCGAAAAAACGAACAACGTAGTCGAAGCCGCAAGGCCCAAGCACCGAGAAAAAAGCGGTTAAACGCCGAAGACTTCGAAAATTACAAAGAGAGCTTAACGGCACTAGCCTCGACATCGCGACGAAGGCGTCGCTCCCACATCTCTAGCACTCAAGCCACGATAGCCTTGCTGGATAAAAAGGCAATCCATCGCCCATTTGCTTTTTTTTACCCGGCAGGTCGTCCGCGCTTGTGTATAACGACAGGTCCGCTATACTTTCGTGTTTTTGGAAATTAGTCATTATGTCCCAATACCCTGAGAAAACCTGTTCTATCGATCGTTTGATTCGTCATCCGAAGCTCATTGAGGCCGCCAAGTCCGGTGTAAAAACTCAACAACGCCGAGACGGCGTTTATGCTTGGCCGGGCGAGGAGTTTGAGTTGGACGGCACGGCCTTCGTCGTAACCGATTTGCAACGCGAGCGTTTAGGCGATATGACCGACGCGCACGCCAAGGCGGAAGGTTATCCGAATTTGGAAAGCTATCGCGCGCTGATTCTATCGATGCATCCGGGCATGACCTGGGAGCCGGAGCATTTGGTTTGGGTGCATGGTTTCAAGATCAAGCAGGATGATTAGTCCGCGATGCAGTGGTTCGTGTATATGATTCTGTGTAGCGACGAATCGCTTTATACCGGTATTACCAATGATATTGAACGGCGTTTGCGGGAGCATTCGGAAGGCAGGCTGGGCGCCAAATATTTTCGCGGTCGGGAACCTTCTCGTCTGGTTTATTTGGAAGGCGGGCACGACCGCAGTTCCGCAACGAAACGCGAGATCGCGATCAAGCGATTGAAACGCGTGCATAAACTGCTTTTGTTGCATTCGGACGTTAATCAGTTAACCGATTAACGTAGGATTCGACTCTACTCCCTTTTGATCGAAAAACCGTCTAAGAATAAAAGGTATGGGATGTGTCTATCGAGGACCGCCGTGAACCCATCCATGGGGGCTTGACGGCAGCAATCCCTGCTGCCGACATCCTCGCTAGCCACACCCCATACCTTCATAAAGTTAGCCATTTTTTGACTATAAAGGGAGTATTGTTACGGCTTTTTTACGGTATAATTTACGACATTTTTTAACTCAAGGTATTTAAAGGCGATATGTCCGATATTAATAAAGTGGTTTTGGCTTATTCCGGCGGTTTGGATACGTCGGTCATTTTGAAATGGTTGCAGGATGTGTATTCTTGCGAAGTGGTCACATTTACCGCCGATATCGGCCAGGGCGAAGAGGTCGAGCCGGCGCGAGCAAAAGCTCAGGCCATGGGCATCAAGGAAATTTATATCGACGATCTGCGCGAGGAGTTCGCGCGCGATTTCGTGTTTCCGATGTTCCGCGCCAATACGATTTACGAAGGCGAATATTTGCTCGGTACGTCGATTGCCCGTCCGTTGATTGCGAAACGTTTGATCGAAATCGCTAATGAAACCGGCGCAGAGGCGATTTCTCACGGTGCGACCGGCAAAGGCAACGATCAGGTTCGTTTCGAGTTGGGCGCTTATGCGTTGCGTCCCGATATTCATATTATTGCGCCGTGGCGCGAGTGGGATTTGACCTCGCGCGAAAAATTGCTTAGCTATGCCGAGCAGCACGGTATTCCGGTCGAAATGAAACGCGGCAAGGCCTCGCCTTATTCGATGGATGCCAATTTACTGCATATTTCTTATGAGGGCGGCATTCTCGAAGATCCTTGGGCGGAACCCGAGGAGTCGATGTGGCGTTGGTCGGTTTCGCCGGAAGCGGCGCCCGATGAGCCGACTTATATCGAATTGACTTATCGAGGCGGCGATATCGTCGCGATCGACGGCGCGCCTCATTCGCCCGCCGAAGTGTTGGAGAAATTGAATAAAGTCGCGGGCGCCAATGGCGTCGGTCGTCTCGATATCGTCGAGAACCGTTATGTCGGTATGAAGTCGCGCGGCTGTTATGAAACGCCTGCGGGTACGATCATGCTCAAAGCGCATCGAGCAATCGAGTCTTTGACGCTCGATAGAGAAGTCGCGCATTTGAAGGACGAGTTGATGCCGCGTTACGCCAGTTTGATTTATAACGGTTACTGGTGGAGTCCTGAGCGGAAGATGTTGCAAGAAATGATCGATGCCTCGCAGGTCAATGTCAACGGTACCGTTAGAATCAAACTCTATAAAGGTAATGTCATTGTGGCCGGCCGTTCTTCCGATACCGATAGTTTGTTTGACGAGTCGATTGCGACTTTCGAGGACGATGCGGGCGCCTACAATCAAAAGGATGCCGAAGGCTTTATCAAATTGAATGCATTGAGAATGCGTATTGCAGCAAAAAAAGGGCGCTAAACCGATAAGGGGTCGTGTTGCTGCTTGGCTGTCTGACGATCCCGATAAAAAGAAGGACAATTTCATTTAAACTTGTATAATTGCCAGGTTAATTTTTTATCTCAAACCGCTGAGTGTTAGGCATTATTACGCGGTTATCGGATAAAAGCGATTTATGCGGGTCAATTTTGTCAATAATAAAAAATTTCGGTGGGGAAGCTGTCAGCTAAGGAATTTCCGTATCGAGAGGAAGAAATAATGAGCGAAAAGCTAAATTCGAACTCTGGTAATGGACGGGACAGTGGTTTGATCGTTGTGGAAAGAATTCCGTCGCATCAGAGTCTGGTGAAGGTGAACCGGGTTTTGATCTATGCGGTATTTTTTTTAACAACTATGGTGTTTCTGATGGGTTTTTTTCTTATGCCTTCTCAGGACACTATCAACCATTTAAAGGCCGTTCAAATGGAGCAGGCTTTTAAAACTAAGAATCCTGCCATGTCCGCTGAAATCGATATTCTCAAGGCGCAGTTGATCGGTTTGATTAGCGGTTCGATAGAAAGTAAATTGACAACGCTCGAGCAAAGCGTGAAATTAGGTAGCGTCAATTATTCTTTGGGGACGATTGCGGATCTTAAGAACGATGTCAAGATGCTGCGCTCTTATTCCGACGCGGCTAAACCCAACCCTTCTGAAGCCAATAACGAACAATTGTTGGCTGAAATGTCGCATTTAAAGAATCTGATCTATTTGACTTTAGGTTCCTGCGGGCTGATGCTCGCGGCAATTGCAGGCGTTTGGTTTAGAACGCGCAGAAGGCTGGTACACCAAAATAACCGTCGCGGTTTTTTAGGTAAGCATTAATCCTAATGTTCCATCATTCCTACGCTCTGCGTGGGAATGCATCCCTGGACGATCTGCGTCCCCAGTGATCGATAAAACTAGCAAGAGCTAATTCCCCCCTCTAGCGCCAACTTAGTGTTTATCCCATTTCTGGTTCCCACGGTCCTCCGTGGGAATCCATACCTTGGCTACCGAGGCAAGATCGGTATGCGTTCCCACGCTGGAGCGATGGGAACGAGGACATGTCTTGAACTTCCCTGGTTCCCACGGTCCTCCATGGGAACCCATACCTTGGCTGCCGAGGCAAGATCGGTATGCATTCCCACGCTGGAGCGATGGGAACGAGCGGCATACTCTTTCCCTGGTTCCCACGGTCCTCCGTGGGAATCCATACCTTGGCTACCGAGGCAAGATCGGTATGCGTTCCCACGCTGGAGCGATGGGAACGAGCGGTATACTCTTTCCCTGGTTTTCTGGTTCCCACGGTCCTCCGTGGGAATCCATACCTTGGCTGCCGTGGCAAAATCGGTATGCATTCCCATGCAGGAACTGTGGGAATAGTGGCATACTCTCCCCGGTTCCCACGGTCCTGCGTGGCAACGAGGGCAACGTGTCGAATCCAATGTATAAAAAAAAGCCGCTAACGGGTAATCGTTAGCGGCTTTTTTTAAGCCAATCGGTCAAACGTTTAAGTTTGACCGACGATTATTGTTATTTATTTGCTCAGGTATTCGTATACAGAATCGATTGCTTCTTCTTCGCTCATGCCTGATTTTTTGACAGGGCCCAATTTCATGATTTGATCGACTGCTTTCGGCATGCCGCCTTTGCCTTCTTTCAATACAGTGCCGAATTTTGCACGGTCCAAGGCTCCGCTTTTGATCAGCTCACGTAATTGCGGATTTGATGAAATATCGTGGCAAGCACCGCAGCCGCGACCGAATGCGCGATCATAGATTTTTTTGCCGACTTTTACGTCACCGGCTGCGAATGCTTGACTGCTCAAAGCCAGAGCTGCGAAACCTGCTGCTGCGATTAAGGATTTTTTCATTTTTGACCTCTCTTGGTGATTAAAAAAGAACCATAACCCGGTTACGGTTCGATTAAAAGTTAAAGCCGCAAAGAATAGGGGATTTAACGTAAAAATTCAAATACAATTTGTTTGTTTTATTAGGATTATTTCCTGAAATGCTTCGCTTGAGTTTCGAATACGTGCGGTCGCATTTCTATAATTTTTCGGTGTATCTGAATGATGTATTTGTAGGCTGTTGTTTTGTAACGACGTATGAATGCACAAAGCTAGATACCGAAATCAAGCTCGATCTCCGAAAATGGATTGAATACGGGTAATCGTAAATCATAGGTTTGAGCCTCGTAAAAAGTTGACTGGTTCTCTATGAGTTTATTAAACAAAACGCGTTATTCAAAAAGTTCCGGTACTTCCTTGTTCCGGTTAGCCATTGCCTTCGGCTGGAGGATAATAGTATGGTTTTGAAACAAAGAACGGTTATTGTCCAATTCATGCTAAAGATTTAAGTCAGCAGAGCTGGTTCTTAGGCATTTCAATTGAAAAATATCGCTTTGTTGAGGTGTATTATTGTTATTGCGGCTGAATATAAACTGAACCGGAATCATTATTTACAGGGAGAAGTGTTTCCGGTGGTGGGATGTTTTACTCCTCGTTCCCACCGCTCCAGGGTGGGAATGCATACCGGTCTTGCCTCGGCAGCCATGGTATGGGTTCCCACGGAGGACAGTGGGAACCAGGGGGAGATTTACTCCTCGTTCCCACCGCTCCTGCGTGGGAATGCATGCCGGTCTTGCCTCGGCAGCCAAGGTATGGGTTCCCACGGAAGACCGTGGGAACCAGGGACGTGTGGGGTGTTTTTGCTCCTCGTTCCCACCGCTCCAGCGTGGGAATGCATACCGGTCTTGCCTCGGCAGCCAAAGTATGGGTTCCCACGGAGGACCGTGGGAGCCAGGGAGAGAGTATGTCACTCGTTCCCACCGCTCCAGCGTGGGAATGCATGCTGGTCTTGCCTCGGCAGCCAAGGTATGGGTTCCCACGGAGGACCGTGGGAACCAGGGAAGTGTGGGGTGTTTTTGCTCCTCGTTCCCACCGCTCCAGGGTGGGAATGCATACCGGTCTTGCCTCGGCAGCCAAGGTATGGGTTCCCACGGAGGACCGTGGGAACCAGGGAAGTGTGGGGTGTTTTTGCTCCTCGTTCCCACCGCTCCTGCGTAGGAATGCATACCGATCTTGCCTCGGCAGCCAAGGTATGGGTTCCCACGGAGGACCGTGGGAACCAGGGAAGTGTGGGGTGTTTTTGCTCCTCGTTCCCACCGCTCCTGCGTGGGAATGCATGCCGGTCTTGCCTCGGCAGCCAAGGTATGGGTTCCCACGGAGGACCGTGGGAACCAGGGAAGTGAGGGGTGTTTTTGCTCCTCGTTCCCACCGCTCCTGCGTGGGAATGCATGCCGGTCTTGCCTCGGCAGCCAAGGTATGGGTTCCCATGGAGGACCGTGGGAACCAGGGAAGTGTGGGGTGTTTTTGCTCCTCGTTCCCTCCGCTCCTGCGTGGGAATGCATGCCGGTCTTGCCTCGGCAGCCAAGGTATGGGTTCCCACGGAGGACCGTGGGAACCAGGGAAGTGTGGGGTGTTTTTGCTCCTCGTTCCCACCGCTCCAGGGTGGGAATGCATGCCTGTCTTGCCTCGGCAGCCAAGGTATGGGTTCCCACGGAGGATCGTGGGAACTCGGGCAAAATGATGAAATCTGGATTGCGAAGACTATATTAACGCGAACACTGCCTTATTTTTTCCAGCGTTGAAGGTAGCCGTTGGCGGCGATGCTCCATAGTTTCGATTCATTATCGGTAAAGCTTAGAGACAATATGGTTGCGGCCGAAGGGCGCCAGGCGTCTTCTTTTTTTGGGCGCCAATGTTTTTCAAGTTTGCCGGTACTGACTCGCCAAAGATCGATGCGTTGCGAGGTGCGGCCGGTAACTACGTATTTACTGTCGCGGGAGAAGCGCGCGGCGGATAAAGTTAGCAGTTTGGGACCTAGGTCTTTATAAACTTTGCCGGTTGATGTTTTCCAAATATGAACTTGACTCAAGGCCGCATTGGTCAATGCATATTGTCCGTCATCGCTTAATGCTACAGTCGCCAATTTATTGTGATGCGGCCAACTGTATTTGAGTGTACCGCTGGTCAAGTCCCATAATTTTGCAGTGTTGTCTTCCGACCCGGTTAATGCATAGTGTCCGATTCGGTCTAGTGCGGTAGTCAAAACGGCTTTGTCGTGAGGGAAGGCGTAAAACGTCCGGCCTTGATTCAATGCAAAATAGACGGCTTTATCCGGTAATCCGATCAAGGCATGGAGGCCGTCATGGGATAAGCTGACCGAAGCGATTCCGGGTAGGCTCCAAACATTCAGCAGCGCGCCGTCGGCGATTCGCCACCAGGCAATCGAGTCGCGCTGCGCGGTGACGGCGTAGCGTTCGTTTCCCGAAATCGCGGCATGGACGATGCCGCTTTCATCTTCAAGGTGCTTCCAGCTATGCAATAGCCCCTTGGGTTTTAATTGCCATAGTTCGGCCGGTCCCGAGGTTCTTCCTATTAACGCATAATGATCGGTCAGAGCGGCGGAAAAAATACCGTCATTAGCCAATACGACGGTTTTGTCGGCTTTCGGCGTTCGGTCGCACCCGGTCGATAATGCGACAAACCAGAGTGCCAGAATAACCCGGATCATCATGACGGCGTTCTCATAAGACGGTTGCGGCTTGATTGCCGCTAAACCATTGAAGTTTTTCGTGCAAAGAGACGACAGTACCGATAACGATTAATGTTGGCGGCGTGATATCTTGTTTTGCGGCAATTTCGGGCAGGGTAATCAACGTACCGGTAAACACGCGTTGCCGATCGGTTGTGCCTTGCTGAATCAATGCGGACGGTAAGTTTTCGCTGGCTCCGTGTTCGATCAGCGAGCGGCAAATAATCGGTAGGCCGACCAAGCCCATGTAAATGACGAGCGTTTGATTCGGTTTTGCGAGTTGCTGCCAGTTAAGGTTAATGGTGTCGTCTTTCAAGTGGCCGGTGACAAAGGTAACGGATTGCGCATGATCCCGGTGAGTTAAAGGAATGCCGGAATAGGATGCGCAACCCGAAGCGGCGGTAATACCGGGGACGACTTGGAAATGAATGCCTTGTTCCATTAGGGTTTCGATTTCCTCGCCGCCGCGCCCGAAAATGAAGGGGTCGCCGCCCTTTACCCGTGCCACGCGTTTGCCTTGTTTGGCTAAATCGGCCAGCAATTCATTGATCCGGTCTTGCGGCAGGCTGTGCTCGCTACGTTGTTTGCCGACATAAATTTTGGTGCTGTCGCGGCGCGCTAGATCCAATATGGCCGGTGCGACCAGGCGGTCGTAAACGACGACATCCGCTTGTTGCATTAAGCGCAAGGCTTTAAATGTGAGTAAGTCAGGGTCGCCGGGGCCGGCGCCTATTAAATAGACTTCGCCTTGGGGCTTGGCGCTTTGATGTTCGTGCAAGGATTTTTGCAGTTGTCGTTCGGCTTCTTCGTCCTTACCGGCGAACACGAGTTCCGCCACCGCTCCTTGAAAGGTGTTTTCCCAGAAAATTTTACGCT
It includes:
- the cysG gene encoding siroheme synthase CysG → MDYFPIFFKLTGQPCLVVGAGEIAARKIDLLARAEAEITVIAEDIGETVAAMVERCRLTIKQKSFQPEDLENFILVVSATNRLETNQQVSKSAHERSIPVNVVDSPQLCSFIFPAIIDRSPLIAAVSSGGAAPVLARLLRAKIETLIPSGYGRLAQLAEKFRPLVKQRIDSPAQRKIFWENTFQGAVAELVFAGKDEEAERQLQKSLHEHQSAKPQGEVYLIGAGPGDPDLLTFKALRLMQQADVVVYDRLVAPAILDLARRDSTKIYVGKQRSEHSLPQDRINELLADLAKQGKRVARVKGGDPFIFGRGGEEIETLMEQGIHFQVVPGITAASGCASYSGIPLTHRDHAQSVTFVTGHLKDDTINLNWQQLAKPNQTLVIYMGLVGLPIICRSLIEHGASENLPSALIQQGTTDRQRVFTGTLITLPEIAAKQDITPPTLIVIGTVVSLHEKLQWFSGNQAATVL
- a CDS encoding ASCH domain-containing protein, producing MSQYPEKTCSIDRLIRHPKLIEAAKSGVKTQQRRDGVYAWPGEEFELDGTAFVVTDLQRERLGDMTDAHAKAEGYPNLESYRALILSMHPGMTWEPEHLVWVHGFKIKQDD
- the cas2 gene encoding CRISPR-associated endonuclease Cas2, with translation MADSSAGLYLISYDIADPKRLSKTHRVLKKQGLPVQYSVFIVVMKRPRLLRLLQALGHLIDEREDDIRCYRLPEYGEIKTLGVQLFPEDVLLFTGGVNRILS
- a CDS encoding cytochrome c: MKKSLIAAAGFAALALSSQAFAAGDVKVGKKIYDRAFGRGCGACHDISSNPQLRELIKSGALDRAKFGTVLKEGKGGMPKAVDQIMKLGPVKKSGMSEEEAIDSVYEYLSK
- a CDS encoding GIY-YIG nuclease family protein, with translation MQWFVYMILCSDESLYTGITNDIERRLREHSEGRLGAKYFRGREPSRLVYLEGGHDRSSATKREIAIKRLKRVHKLLLLHSDVNQLTD
- a CDS encoding argininosuccinate synthase, producing MSDINKVVLAYSGGLDTSVILKWLQDVYSCEVVTFTADIGQGEEVEPARAKAQAMGIKEIYIDDLREEFARDFVFPMFRANTIYEGEYLLGTSIARPLIAKRLIEIANETGAEAISHGATGKGNDQVRFELGAYALRPDIHIIAPWREWDLTSREKLLSYAEQHGIPVEMKRGKASPYSMDANLLHISYEGGILEDPWAEPEESMWRWSVSPEAAPDEPTYIELTYRGGDIVAIDGAPHSPAEVLEKLNKVAGANGVGRLDIVENRYVGMKSRGCYETPAGTIMLKAHRAIESLTLDREVAHLKDELMPRYASLIYNGYWWSPERKMLQEMIDASQVNVNGTVRIKLYKGNVIVAGRSSDTDSLFDESIATFEDDAGAYNQKDAEGFIKLNALRMRIAAKKGR